Proteins from a single region of Tumebacillus amylolyticus:
- the clpP gene encoding ATP-dependent Clp endopeptidase proteolytic subunit ClpP, protein MNLVPMVVEQTSRGERSYDIYSRLLKDRIIFLGSEIDDNVANSIVAQLLFLAAEDPDKDIHLYINSPGGSITAGMAIYDTMQWIKPDVSTICIGMAASMGAFLLTSGASGKRYALPNAEVMIHQPLGGARGQASDIEIQARRILKMRDNLNKIISERTGQPLEVIERDTDRDNFMEAEDAKNYGLIDKVIQNVSEVK, encoded by the coding sequence ATGAATCTGGTACCGATGGTCGTAGAACAAACATCTCGCGGAGAGCGTTCGTATGATATCTACTCGCGTTTGCTGAAGGATCGCATTATTTTCCTCGGCAGCGAGATCGACGACAATGTCGCGAACTCGATTGTGGCACAACTCCTGTTCCTGGCGGCGGAAGACCCGGACAAGGACATTCATCTCTACATCAACTCGCCGGGCGGCTCGATCACGGCCGGGATGGCGATTTACGACACGATGCAATGGATCAAGCCTGACGTTTCGACGATTTGCATCGGCATGGCGGCGTCGATGGGCGCGTTCCTGCTGACGTCGGGTGCTTCGGGCAAGCGTTATGCATTGCCGAACGCAGAAGTGATGATCCACCAACCGCTTGGTGGCGCACGCGGGCAAGCGTCCGACATCGAGATCCAAGCGCGCCGCATCCTCAAGATGCGCGACAACCTCAACAAGATCATCTCCGAGCGCACCGGCCAACCGCTGGAAGTCATTGAGCGCGACACCGACCGCGACAACTTCATGGAAGCGGAAGATGCGAAGAACTACGGCCTGATTGACAAAGTCATTCAGAACGTTTCGGAAGTGAAGTAA
- a CDS encoding DegV family protein, whose translation MIRIVTDSTCDLPKTLLEEHQLTVIPLNVIIDGQTYADGIELSRADFYEKMAHSKQLPTTSQPSPAMFRDVFQKILDAGDDVFYVGLASTLSGTLQAARIARDLVDTPERVTIHDTLSATYAEGMLAMMAVKMAAEGATAEAISAKLTEMRKRQELVFSVDTLENLRKGGRINNLSFLFGSLLNIKPILHLDYDGVVQAFDRVRGKKNAILAVKRFLTERAIDTEYPVAIGHTVDPSTVQVWKDLLVELGVKVSNILDFELSGVIGTHVGKGANGIIYFSKA comes from the coding sequence ATGATCCGTATCGTGACCGATTCCACTTGTGATTTGCCGAAAACTCTTCTTGAAGAACACCAGTTGACAGTCATCCCGTTGAATGTCATCATCGACGGTCAGACATATGCAGATGGTATCGAATTAAGCCGTGCCGATTTTTATGAAAAGATGGCACATTCCAAGCAGTTGCCGACAACTTCGCAACCGAGTCCGGCGATGTTTCGCGATGTGTTTCAGAAGATTCTCGATGCGGGCGACGATGTGTTCTACGTAGGTCTTGCGTCCACCCTGTCCGGTACGCTGCAAGCGGCGCGAATTGCGCGCGACCTCGTCGACACGCCGGAGCGCGTGACGATCCACGACACCCTCTCGGCGACCTATGCCGAAGGGATGCTGGCGATGATGGCGGTGAAAATGGCCGCCGAGGGCGCGACGGCAGAGGCGATCTCTGCGAAGTTGACGGAGATGCGCAAGCGTCAAGAGTTGGTGTTCTCCGTCGACACGTTGGAAAACCTGCGCAAGGGCGGGCGCATCAACAACCTCTCGTTCCTGTTCGGGTCGCTTTTGAACATCAAACCGATCTTGCATCTCGACTATGACGGTGTGGTTCAAGCTTTCGACCGCGTGCGCGGCAAGAAAAACGCCATCCTCGCCGTCAAGCGCTTCCTCACCGAGCGCGCGATTGACACGGAGTATCCGGTGGCGATCGGGCACACTGTTGACCCGAGCACCGTGCAAGTCTGGAAAGACTTGCTGGTGGAACTCGGCGTGAAGGTGTCCAACATCCTCGACTTCGAGCTCTCCGGTGTAATCGGGACGCACGTCGGCAAGGGCGCGAACGGGATCATTTACTTCTCGAAAGCGTAA
- a CDS encoding cysteine hydrolase family protein → MKKALIITDIQSDFLGNMDYIYPLCQKYLDNHAKEYDLVILTHWKHVENENENTLLLKSDGAKVIEKRGYSALTDEVKQLLQENNIELVHLGGIDSDMAVIATMYNLLDAGYKVQMLEGLLASYSTRNWESTTIMRFVLGDENVLNVGGGRVWM, encoded by the coding sequence ATGAAAAAAGCCCTGATCATTACCGATATACAGTCTGACTTCCTTGGCAACATGGATTACATATATCCGCTCTGCCAGAAGTATCTGGACAACCATGCGAAGGAATACGATCTCGTGATCTTGACCCACTGGAAACACGTGGAGAACGAAAACGAGAACACCCTGCTCCTCAAGAGCGACGGAGCGAAAGTCATCGAGAAGCGCGGCTATTCCGCTCTGACCGATGAAGTGAAACAACTCTTGCAGGAGAACAACATCGAGCTCGTCCACCTCGGCGGCATCGACTCCGACATGGCGGTCATCGCGACGATGTACAACCTGCTCGACGCAGGCTACAAAGTGCAGATGCTCGAAGGTTTGCTTGCTTCCTACTCCACGCGTAACTGGGAGTCGACCACGATCATGCGTTTCGTCCTCGGGGACGAGAACGTGCTGAACGTCGGCGGCGGCCGCGTTTGGATGTAA
- a CDS encoding SAM-dependent methyltransferase: MREWFEQQGRVTFAKFMEWALYHPEWGYYTSDRKKIGKEGDFYTAPSVNPVFAEVLADEVVKIGSGPAVIEFGAGEGRLARDMLSRFASEHPEFYQSLDYFIVEISPSLREVQQLMVGEHASKVRWVSEDELQAGSPYEGVILTNELVDAYPVHRVTRTPEGLREVYVELDGTSVEESQRFSEGTDRPVSIEQSELRFVESLRPLSDPALATYVDKYAPEMIVGQTIEVGLAGLAWYQRALSLLSSGHIVTIDYGYEADMLHHSSRRTGTLRGFYRHTLTTDPYQHIGVQDLTADVNFSALRDTGEERGWSTDFFGSQAQYLLQAGILTRLTNAWSSDPFRDPDMKRNRAIKSLILPGGLGEHFKVLVQSKPKRYNEAQVPPQTKE, translated from the coding sequence GTGAGAGAGTGGTTTGAGCAACAAGGTCGGGTGACGTTTGCGAAGTTTATGGAGTGGGCGTTGTATCATCCGGAGTGGGGGTATTACACGTCCGACCGCAAGAAGATCGGGAAGGAAGGGGATTTTTACACCGCCCCGAGTGTGAACCCGGTGTTTGCGGAAGTGCTTGCGGACGAAGTGGTCAAGATCGGCAGCGGGCCTGCGGTGATTGAGTTCGGTGCGGGGGAGGGTCGATTGGCACGGGATATGCTGAGCCGCTTTGCCAGTGAGCATCCCGAGTTTTATCAGAGCCTGGATTATTTCATCGTCGAGATTTCTCCCTCGTTGCGGGAGGTGCAGCAATTGATGGTCGGGGAGCACGCCTCGAAGGTTCGCTGGGTGTCGGAGGACGAACTGCAGGCGGGCAGTCCTTATGAGGGCGTGATTCTCACCAACGAGTTGGTCGATGCGTATCCTGTGCATCGAGTAACTCGGACCCCCGAAGGTCTGAGAGAAGTCTACGTGGAACTTGACGGCACAAGCGTTGAGGAATCTCAACGTTTCTCTGAGGGAACTGACCGTCCTGTTTCCATAGAGCAATCTGAACTCCGTTTCGTGGAATCGTTGAGACCGCTCAGCGACCCGGCCTTGGCAACCTATGTGGACAAGTACGCTCCGGAGATGATCGTGGGGCAGACGATTGAGGTGGGCTTGGCAGGTTTGGCCTGGTACCAGCGAGCGTTGTCGTTGCTCTCATCGGGTCATATCGTGACAATCGACTACGGATACGAAGCGGACATGCTCCACCATTCGTCCCGTCGAACGGGAACTTTGCGCGGTTTCTACCGTCACACGTTGACCACCGACCCGTACCAACACATCGGCGTGCAAGACCTCACCGCCGACGTCAACTTCTCCGCCCTGCGCGACACGGGCGAAGAGCGGGGCTGGAGCACCGACTTTTTCGGCTCCCAAGCCCAATATCTGCTCCAAGCCGGCATCCTCACCCGCCTCACCAACGCCTGGAGCTCCGACCCCTTCCGCGACCCCGACATGAAACGCAACCGCGCCATCAAGTCGTTGATCTTGCCGGGCGGGCTCGGGGAGCACTTCAAAGTGCTGGTACAGAGCAAACCCAAACGGTATAATGAGGCTCAGGTACCACCGCAAACAAAGGAGTGA
- a CDS encoding glyceraldehyde-3-phosphate dehydrogenase: MAIRIAINGFGRIGRMVFRAAAVNPDIEIVAINATHDVKALAHLLKYDSVQGRFQADVQTTESSIIVNGRETKIVGDRNPLNLPWKELGVDIVIEATGKFRSKETAGQHIQAGAKKVIITAPGKDEDITIVMGVNDQLYDHEKHDVISNASCTTNCLAPVAKVLHEKFGIQSGMVTTVHSYTNDQNNLDNPHKDLRRARACALSILPSTTGAAKAVALVIPELKGKFNGVALRVPTPNVSIVDLVATLDKNVSADEINAALKEAAEGPMKGILGYNDEPLVSIDYVGDPHSSIVDGLSTMVVAENTVKIFAWYDNEWGYSMRCVDLALMVGKLLKEKVTV, encoded by the coding sequence ATGGCTATTCGAATTGCGATTAACGGTTTTGGGCGCATCGGGCGCATGGTATTCCGCGCAGCAGCGGTGAACCCGGATATTGAGATTGTGGCAATTAACGCAACCCACGATGTGAAAGCACTCGCACATCTGTTGAAATATGATTCCGTTCAAGGGCGTTTCCAAGCGGACGTTCAAACCACCGAGTCTTCCATCATCGTCAACGGCCGCGAGACGAAGATCGTCGGCGACCGCAACCCGCTGAACCTGCCGTGGAAGGAACTGGGCGTCGATATCGTCATCGAAGCAACCGGCAAATTCCGCTCCAAGGAAACGGCAGGCCAACACATCCAAGCCGGTGCCAAGAAAGTCATCATCACCGCACCGGGCAAGGACGAGGACATCACCATCGTCATGGGCGTCAACGACCAGCTCTATGATCATGAGAAGCACGATGTGATTTCGAACGCATCCTGCACCACCAACTGCCTGGCGCCGGTGGCAAAAGTCCTGCACGAGAAGTTTGGCATCCAATCCGGCATGGTGACCACCGTCCATTCCTACACGAACGACCAGAACAACCTCGACAACCCGCACAAAGACCTGCGCCGTGCGCGTGCTTGTGCCTTGTCGATCTTGCCGTCCACGACAGGCGCTGCGAAAGCCGTCGCTTTGGTCATCCCGGAACTCAAAGGCAAGTTCAACGGTGTCGCTCTGCGCGTCCCGACCCCGAACGTCTCCATCGTCGACCTCGTCGCAACCTTGGACAAAAACGTCTCGGCAGACGAAATCAACGCAGCTCTGAAGGAAGCGGCGGAAGGCCCGATGAAGGGCATCCTCGGCTACAACGACGAGCCGCTCGTTTCGATCGACTATGTCGGCGATCCGCACTCTTCGATCGTCGATGGCCTCTCCACGATGGTTGTGGCAGAAAACACCGTGAAGATCTTTGCTTGGTACGACAACGAGTGGGGCTACTCCATGCGTTGTGTTGATCTCGCGCTGATGGTGGGAAAGCTCTTGAAGGAAAAAGTGACCGTCTAA
- a CDS encoding rhodanese-like domain-containing protein, whose amino-acid sequence MLQDAKVVIDIRDEAEFLEGHIPGAVHCPLQELTYAVSDADFEDLIVVVCRTGKRAQQVKALLEHEGYHKIEVLPGGMTAYQGEIVKGE is encoded by the coding sequence ATGTTGCAAGATGCCAAAGTTGTGATCGACATCCGGGACGAAGCGGAATTTCTGGAAGGACACATCCCCGGCGCCGTGCATTGTCCGTTGCAGGAGCTGACCTATGCGGTGTCTGACGCAGACTTTGAGGACTTGATCGTCGTCGTGTGTCGGACCGGCAAGCGAGCGCAGCAGGTCAAGGCGTTATTGGAGCACGAGGGCTATCATAAGATAGAAGTGCTCCCCGGTGGTATGACCGCGTATCAGGGCGAGATTGTCAAAGGTGAGTAG